A single window of Girardinichthys multiradiatus isolate DD_20200921_A chromosome 15, DD_fGirMul_XY1, whole genome shotgun sequence DNA harbors:
- the dusp10 gene encoding dual specificity protein phosphatase 10, producing the protein MPPSPLDDRIVVALPRPIRPQELQLRLDTSYLDSITTSSSSDTVISTTVVKIRATANLVTYMPSSKGSTRSLSCGCSSASCCSVTTYEKDSQSLSHSQVSASSPNLSYAGPPTSMLSKHEVLSTPSLTQGQLKPLATLRVIHPNELAKRMTCCPLGHPIGPVPVIIDCRPFLEYNKSHIRGAVHINCSDKISRRRLQQGKITVLDLISCREGKDSFKGIFSKEIVVYDESTADPNRLTSAQPLHVVLESLRREGKDPIVLKGGLSCFRQSHENLCEHSLHLHEGLDKGASADLTGPLPHSLPSTPDIENAELTPILPFLYLGNEHDAQDLHLLQRMNIGYILNVTTHLPLYHYDTGLFNYKRLPATDSNKQNLRQYFEEAFEFIEEAQQAGMGLLIHCQAGVSRSATIVIAYLMKHSWMTMTDAYKFVKSKRPIISPNLNFMGQLLEFEEDLNNGITPRILTPKLIGVETVV; encoded by the exons ATGCCTCCATCTCCCCTTGACGACAGAATTGTGGTGGCGCTGCCAAGGCCTATCCGACCTCAGGAACTCCAACTGCGCCTGGACACCAGCTACCTGGACTCCAtcaccaccagcagcagcagcgacaCAGTCATCAGCACCACCGTGGTGAAGATCCGGGCGACGGCCAATCTTGTGACGTATATGCCCTCATCCAAGGGCTCCACGCGATCGTTGTCGTGTGGATGCAGCAGTGCCAGCTGCTGTTCTGTGACTACCTATGAGAAGGACAGCCAGAGCCTCAGCCACAGCCAGGTGAGTGCCAGCAGCCCCAACCTCAGTTATGCCGGGCCTCCCACCTCGATGCTCAGCAAACATGAAGTGCTCAGCACCCCCAGTCTCACCCAGGGCCAGCTGAAGCCCCTAGCCACCCTGAGGGTTATTCACCCCAATGAGCTGGCCAAGCGGATGACCTGCTGCCCACTGGGGCACCCCATCGGGCCTGTCCCCGTCATCATTGACTGCCGGCCCTTCTTGGAGTACAACAAGAGCCACATCCGTGGGGCTGTGCACATCAACTGCTCTGACAAGATCAGTCGGCGTCGGCTGCAGCAGGGCAAGATCACTGTGCTGGACCTCATCTCCTGCCGCGAGGGGAAGGACTCCTTTAAGGGCATTTTTTCCAAAGAGATTGTGGTTTACGACGAGAGTACCGCTGACCCCAACAGGCTGACATCTGCTCAGCCTCTACACGTTGTCCTGGAATCACTGAGGAGGGAGGGCAAGGACCCCATCGTACTTAAAG GAGGCCTTAGCTGCTTCAGGCAGAGCCACGAAAACCTGTGCGAGCACTCGCTGCATCTCCACGAGGGCTTGGACAAGGGCGCATCTGCCGACCTGACGGGGCCTCTACCTCACTCTCTGCCCTCCACCCCGGACATCGAGAACGCAGAGCTGACCCCAATCCTGCCCTTCCTCTACCTGGGGAACGAGCACGATGCTCAGGACCTCCACCTGCTGCAGCGCATGAACATCGGCTATATCCTCAACGTGACCACCCACCTGCCTCTTTACCATTATGACACTGGCCTGTTCAACTACAAGCGCCTGCCCGCCACTGACAGCAACAAGCAGAACCTGCGTCAGTACTTCGAGGAGGCGTTTGAATTCATTG AGGAAGCACAGCAAGCAGGAATGGGCCTCCTGATCCACTGCCAGGCAGGCGTGTCGCGATCTGCCACCATCGTGATCGCTTACCTGATGAAGCACAGCTGGATGACCATGACCGACGCCTACAAGTTTGTCAAAAGCAAGAGGCCCATCATCTCGCCGAACCTCAACTTCATGGGCCAGCTGCTGGAGTTTGAGGAGGACCTCAACAACGGAATAACGCCACGGATCCTCACACCAAAGCTGATTGGTGTGGAAACCGTCGTCTAG